Proteins found in one Terriglobia bacterium genomic segment:
- a CDS encoding alpha/beta fold hydrolase, with amino-acid sequence MTPPPRFLVVAIHGFLGRPSDWDPVVPHLPRARLRPIDLWPVLDGTRAGWDTVGASLGRAVDDVLARDTLRPAILAAYSFGARLALAVPGLDAGEGALAAACLVSAHPGLSDERSRLARRAADREWARRLLEDPEEDVLRDWDAQPVLARSGARGAGRRFPASRETLAAAMTGLSLAEQPDFRPRLAAWRAPLLWIAGGDDAKFAGLAGEIAAIGLAADVEIVAGAGHRVPFDAPAAFARAFTSWVDKRVPRRGDADGTRRT; translated from the coding sequence ATGACGCCTCCCCCGCGGTTCCTGGTGGTGGCGATCCACGGGTTTCTCGGCCGGCCGTCGGACTGGGATCCCGTCGTCCCGCACCTCCCGCGGGCACGCCTCCGTCCCATCGACCTGTGGCCGGTCTTGGACGGCACTCGCGCGGGGTGGGACACCGTCGGCGCGTCCCTCGGGCGCGCCGTCGACGACGTGCTGGCCCGCGACACGCTGCGTCCCGCGATCCTCGCCGCCTACTCGTTCGGTGCGCGACTCGCGCTCGCCGTCCCCGGGCTCGATGCGGGCGAGGGGGCGCTCGCCGCCGCCTGCCTCGTCTCGGCCCACCCGGGTCTTTCCGACGAGAGGTCCCGCCTCGCGCGGAGGGCGGCCGACCGCGAGTGGGCGCGGCGGCTCCTCGAGGATCCGGAAGAGGACGTGCTGCGCGACTGGGACGCGCAGCCGGTGCTGGCACGGAGCGGCGCGCGGGGCGCGGGGCGCCGGTTTCCCGCCTCGCGCGAGACGCTCGCCGCGGCGATGACGGGGCTCTCCCTCGCGGAGCAGCCCGACTTCAGGCCCCGCCTGGCCGCGTGGCGGGCGCCGCTCCTCTGGATCGCCGGGGGGGACGACGCGAAGTTCGCGGGTCTCGCCGGCGAGATCGCGGCGATCGGGCTCGCCGCGGACGTCGAGATCGTCGCGGGGGCCGGCCATCGCGTTCCCTTCGACGCGCCCGCCGCGTTCGCGAGGGCCTTCACGAGCTGGGTCGACAAGCGCGTCCCGCGCCGCGGCGACGCCGACGGGACGAGGAGGACGTGA